A single region of the Triticum dicoccoides isolate Atlit2015 ecotype Zavitan chromosome 2B, WEW_v2.0, whole genome shotgun sequence genome encodes:
- the LOC119364333 gene encoding NAC domain-containing protein 104-like — MGGSTNLPPGFHFFPSDEELVIHFLRRKAALLPCRPDIVPTLPQNRYDPWELNGKALQAGNQWYFFSQATQSRTSQNGCWNPIGADEAVSSGGSHVGLKKTLVFSIGEPFQATKTNWVMHEYHLLDGNGGTSSSGSSRKRSHKKKDHPDKECSNWVVCRVFESSYDSQVSFHEEDMELSCLDEVFLSLDDYDEVSLPKN; from the exons ATGGGTGGATCTACTAACCTTCCTCCTGGTTTCCACTTCTTCCCCTCCGACGAAGAACTCGTCATCCATTTCCTCCGCCGCAAGGCGGCTCTCCTCCCATGCCGACCTGACATCGTCCCTACGCTGCCTCAGAATCGCTACGATCCATGGGAGCTGAATG GCAAAGCACTTCAAGCAGGGAACCAGTGGTACTTCTTTAGCCAAGCAACACAGAGTAGGACCTCACAAAATGGGTGCTGGAATCCCATCGGTGCCGATGAGGCAGTAAGTAGTGGCGGTTCTCATGTCGGCCTGAAGAAGACACTCGTCTTCTCCATTGGGGAGCCCTTTCAGGCGACCAAAACCAACTGGGTTATGCATGAGTACCACTTACTTGACGGGAATGGGGGTACCAGCAGTTCAGGTAGTTCACGCAAGCGGTCTCACAAGAAGAAAGACCACCCAGACAAA GAATGCAGCAATTGGGTGGTGTGTCGAGTGTTCGAGTCGAGCTACGATTCGCAAGTGAGCTTCCACGAGGAGGACATGGAGCTTTCATGCTTAGACGAGGTGTTCCTATCCCTAGATGACTATGATGAAGTCAGTTTGCCGAAGAATTAG